Proteins found in one Paenibacillus wynnii genomic segment:
- a CDS encoding response regulator encodes MNILIADDERVIREGIERTIRQICPDYEVYLAASTEEAVKVMEEHQIQMVLTDILMPGLNGLEFMRISKRRYPHVKWVVISAHSEFSYAQEAVRLGARDYLLKPIGKNRLQEVINNLVAEIQQDSKKSQEGERLKSSLKYLREGVFQRLASGLDIGNLDLSPFIHNYLHFYLIMVQLDNGDKSVRLEHFIVENVLSELIDRNGRGFVVSYDRQSLLGLISLNENTQIEQFQEDVKVHLKHSLKVPFQVILSGQCTDFNIVPQVVIRMRTASASQAFEPEPNKGSGEKAIDVALQFIKEHYSEDLTLEKMASVVFLNPAYFSQLFKQKTGQGYKEYVTTLRLEQAKRLLLIPKLKLAEIAERVGYQDMRHFTQMFRKRYHLTPTEYRQQQYINVLMGNNDPE; translated from the coding sequence GTGAATATACTCATAGCCGATGATGAACGTGTAATACGGGAAGGCATAGAGCGTACGATCAGACAAATATGTCCCGATTATGAAGTTTATTTGGCAGCCTCGACGGAGGAAGCGGTCAAAGTGATGGAAGAACACCAGATCCAAATGGTGCTGACCGATATTCTAATGCCGGGATTAAACGGTTTGGAGTTTATGAGAATTTCTAAACGCAGGTATCCTCATGTGAAGTGGGTCGTTATTTCAGCGCATAGTGAATTTTCTTATGCTCAGGAGGCGGTTCGTCTAGGGGCGAGGGATTATCTGCTCAAACCGATTGGTAAAAACCGTTTGCAGGAGGTAATCAATAACCTTGTGGCGGAAATTCAACAGGATAGTAAAAAGTCGCAGGAAGGCGAGCGATTGAAAAGTAGCCTGAAATATTTACGTGAAGGGGTATTCCAAAGACTTGCCTCCGGTCTGGATATCGGGAATTTGGACTTAAGCCCCTTTATTCATAACTACCTCCATTTTTATTTAATTATGGTGCAGCTGGATAACGGCGATAAAAGTGTTCGCTTGGAGCATTTTATTGTGGAAAATGTGCTCTCTGAACTCATTGATCGGAATGGACGGGGTTTTGTCGTGAGTTATGATCGCCAGAGTCTGCTGGGTCTGATTAGTCTGAATGAAAACACACAGATTGAGCAGTTCCAAGAGGACGTTAAGGTGCATTTGAAGCATTCTTTGAAGGTACCCTTCCAAGTTATTCTTTCGGGACAGTGCACCGATTTCAATATCGTTCCGCAAGTAGTCATTCGTATGAGGACGGCTTCCGCTTCACAAGCCTTTGAGCCTGAACCTAATAAAGGGAGCGGTGAGAAGGCAATCGATGTGGCTCTGCAGTTTATTAAAGAGCACTATTCGGAGGATCTTACCTTAGAAAAGATGGCTTCTGTCGTTTTTCTCAATCCTGCCTATTTCAGTCAATTATTCAAGCAAAAGACAGGGCAGGGATACAAGGAGTATGTTACGACTCTTCGGTTGGAGCAGGCGAAACGGCTGCTCTTGATTCCCAAGCTAAAGTTGGCGGAAATTGCCGAACGTGTAGGCTATCAGGACATGCGGCATTTCACTCAAATGTTTCGCAAAAGATACCATTTGACCCCTACAGAGTACCGCCAGCAGCAATATATTAACGTTCTAATGGGTAATAATGATCCGGAATAA
- a CDS encoding divergent PAP2 family protein, with product MQIIHNFPLMAALMSMIAAQVIKVPLNLIWSKKWDVTRAFSTGGMPSSHSAAVTSLAAALGISDGLDSSAFAVAAVLSAITMYDAAGVRRHAGLQASFLNRLVKSTPSLLKDHGSTGTELKELLGHRPIEVLAGAFFGIASSIVIYFTLYS from the coding sequence ATGCAGATTATTCATAATTTCCCTCTAATGGCGGCCCTGATGTCAATGATTGCCGCACAAGTCATCAAAGTACCCCTTAACCTGATCTGGAGCAAAAAATGGGATGTAACCCGTGCCTTTAGTACAGGAGGAATGCCGAGCTCACATTCGGCGGCTGTTACTTCGTTAGCTGCAGCCTTAGGAATAAGTGACGGACTAGATTCTTCTGCTTTCGCTGTAGCGGCAGTGCTTAGCGCAATCACCATGTATGATGCTGCGGGAGTTCGCCGACATGCCGGGTTGCAGGCCTCTTTTTTGAACCGGTTAGTGAAATCGACTCCCTCTCTGCTTAAAGATCATGGTTCGACAGGAACAGAGTTGAAAGAGCTGCTGGGGCATCGTCCCATTGAAGTTTTAGCGGGTGCTTTTTTTGGAATAGCCTCCAGTATTGTTATATACTTTACCCTCTATTCCTAA
- a CDS encoding helix-turn-helix domain-containing protein: MNPDHSHFSIGINLSPEDHDPTVLFSGEGKPIHGHKIGPSVHDFFLIHTVLDGEGLFQTGGLSQVCRAGDTFVIFPGSLFSYQADRTTPWHYVWIGLQGEATAKLFSEIGITRDKPLLHMEDITEICAVYERVRKSFQQSAYPRLESLEASGWMRLLFHHFGIANRSILPAYPQQLPEVIDRQIDQAIRWITLQFHQHISIVQMASTLGYHRAHLSKAFKQKTGLSPKQYLMKVRMDKAKELLGGTLTIDQISSSVGFNDALYFSKQFHKWSGKSPSDYRNLLRS; encoded by the coding sequence ATGAATCCCGATCATTCACATTTTTCAATAGGCATTAATTTATCACCAGAAGACCATGATCCTACCGTGTTGTTCAGCGGTGAAGGCAAACCTATACACGGACATAAGATTGGTCCTTCCGTGCACGACTTTTTTTTAATTCACACTGTGCTGGATGGAGAAGGCCTCTTTCAAACCGGAGGATTATCACAGGTATGCAGAGCTGGAGATACCTTTGTTATTTTCCCGGGGTCATTATTCAGCTATCAGGCTGACAGGACTACACCATGGCATTATGTATGGATTGGACTACAAGGGGAAGCAACGGCGAAGCTGTTTAGCGAGATTGGAATTACGCGGGATAAACCCTTGCTACACATGGAGGATATCACTGAAATATGTGCCGTGTATGAGAGGGTTCGCAAATCGTTCCAGCAATCTGCTTATCCCCGACTTGAGAGTTTAGAGGCATCCGGCTGGATGAGACTGTTATTCCATCATTTCGGGATTGCTAACCGTAGTATTCTTCCTGCATACCCCCAACAACTTCCGGAAGTGATTGACCGTCAAATCGATCAGGCCATTCGCTGGATTACACTGCAGTTCCATCAACACATCAGCATAGTTCAGATGGCTTCAACACTGGGTTACCATCGGGCGCATTTATCCAAAGCTTTTAAGCAGAAAACCGGATTATCGCCCAAGCAGTACCTAATGAAGGTAAGGATGGACAAAGCCAAGGAGCTTCTGGGGGGGACCCTAACCATAGACCAAATCTCTTCCTCGGTAGGATTTAACGATGCACTTTATTTCTCAAAGCAGTTCCATAAATGGAGCGGAAAATCACCTAGTGATTACCGTAATCTCCTACGTTCTTAG
- a CDS encoding alpha-glucosidase/alpha-galactosidase — protein MSKITFIGAGSSIFAKNVLGDCMGTPALQGFELALYDIDLQRLSDSESMLNNIKRSTGSTCTIKAYSDRKEALRGAKYVVNAIQVGGYDPCTITDFEIPKKYGLRQTIADTVGIGGIFRNLRTIPVMLDFADDIREVCPDALFLNYTNPMAVLTNVMNTYGGIKTIGLCHSVQVCIPNLFDHLGIDQSGVQAKIAGINHMAWLLEVTKDGKDLYPEIKRRAKEKQLESHGDMVRYEMMLKFGYYITESSEHNAEYHPYFIKRNYPELIERFQIPLDEYPRRCVDQISGWEKMRDELVSNKVLEHNRSHEYASYILEAIETNIPFKIGGNVMNTGLITNLPKEACVEVPCLVDSTGVTPTYVGDLPPQCAALNRTNINTQLLTIEAAMTGKKDHIYHAAMLDPHTAAELSMDDIVSMCDELIAAHGDWLPKFK, from the coding sequence ATGTCTAAAATTACATTTATCGGAGCAGGTAGTTCCATCTTTGCCAAAAACGTATTGGGTGATTGCATGGGTACCCCGGCCCTTCAAGGCTTTGAATTGGCTCTATACGATATTGATCTTCAGCGTCTTTCAGACTCGGAAAGTATGCTGAATAACATTAAAAGAAGTACAGGAAGCACCTGTACTATAAAGGCCTATTCTGACCGTAAGGAAGCATTGCGGGGCGCTAAGTATGTTGTTAACGCTATTCAGGTTGGCGGTTACGATCCTTGTACGATTACTGATTTTGAGATCCCTAAGAAATATGGCTTGCGTCAAACGATTGCAGATACGGTCGGAATTGGAGGGATTTTCCGCAACCTTCGGACGATTCCGGTCATGCTTGATTTTGCTGATGATATTAGAGAGGTATGCCCGGATGCACTCTTCCTGAACTACACCAATCCTATGGCTGTATTAACGAATGTAATGAACACTTATGGTGGTATTAAGACGATTGGGTTATGCCACAGTGTTCAGGTATGTATCCCGAATTTATTTGACCATCTTGGAATAGATCAATCAGGCGTGCAAGCAAAGATCGCCGGGATCAACCACATGGCATGGCTGCTTGAAGTTACTAAGGACGGGAAAGACTTGTATCCGGAAATCAAACGCCGGGCGAAGGAGAAGCAGTTGGAGTCTCACGGGGACATGGTCCGTTATGAAATGATGCTGAAGTTCGGCTACTATATTACCGAGTCCTCAGAGCATAATGCAGAATACCATCCCTACTTTATCAAACGTAACTATCCAGAACTTATTGAACGGTTTCAAATTCCACTTGATGAATATCCGCGCCGTTGTGTAGATCAAATTAGCGGTTGGGAGAAAATGCGTGATGAACTAGTAAGTAATAAGGTACTTGAACATAATCGCTCGCATGAGTATGCCTCATACATCTTAGAAGCCATTGAAACCAACATACCTTTCAAGATTGGGGGCAATGTTATGAATACAGGATTAATCACGAATCTACCTAAAGAAGCCTGTGTCGAAGTGCCATGTCTTGTGGATAGTACTGGAGTGACACCAACATATGTGGGTGACCTGCCTCCTCAATGTGCGGCTCTCAACCGGACCAATATCAATACCCAGCTTCTGACGATTGAAGCGGCTATGACGGGTAAGAAAGATCATATCTACCATGCAGCAATGCTTGATCCGCATACGGCAGCCGAGCTATCCATGGATGATATTGTGAGTATGTGCGACGAACTGATTGCTGCTCACGGGGATTGGCTTCCTAAGTTCAAATAG
- the msrA gene encoding peptide-methionine (S)-S-oxide reductase MsrA, which produces MEQAMFAGGCFWCMVTPFEELPGIHEIVSGYTGGQTDNPTYEEVKTGTTGHYEVVQITYDPALFSYEKLLELYWPQIDPTDAGGQFQDRGSQYRTAIFYYTEEQRLAALATKAGVTISRRFSSPIVTEILPATTFYRAEEYHQDYHKKSPKHYKEDREQSGRDAFIEKNW; this is translated from the coding sequence ATGGAACAAGCTATGTTTGCAGGGGGCTGCTTTTGGTGTATGGTTACACCGTTTGAGGAGTTACCGGGAATCCATGAAATTGTATCTGGATATACTGGTGGACAAACCGACAACCCCACTTATGAAGAAGTGAAAACAGGGACTACAGGTCATTATGAGGTTGTACAAATCACTTATGATCCCGCGCTTTTCTCCTATGAAAAGCTGCTTGAATTATATTGGCCGCAAATTGATCCAACGGATGCCGGGGGACAATTTCAGGACAGAGGGAGTCAGTACCGAACAGCAATTTTTTACTATACGGAAGAGCAGCGGTTGGCTGCACTTGCCACCAAGGCAGGAGTTACCATCAGTCGCAGATTCTCTAGTCCCATCGTAACGGAGATTCTTCCGGCAACAACCTTTTACCGTGCTGAAGAATATCATCAGGATTATCATAAAAAAAGTCCCAAGCACTATAAGGAAGATCGGGAGCAGTCCGGAAGAGACGCTTTTATAGAGAAAAATTGGTAA
- a CDS encoding HAD family hydrolase: MNRLKHLLFDLDGTLTDPKEGITKSVEYALNKFGVQIEHLDLLIPYIGPPLYDSFIQLSAFSEANALQAVAYYRERYRELGMFENKVIEGIPQLLEDLQRKGYLMYVATSKPTVFAEQIMKHYNLDSYFQHIAGSNLDGTRSKKQEVIQYVLTHNNIPSEQSLMIGDREHDIIGAKACGVESIGVTFGYGSKMELNNAGADHIADQVEDIGVIISQIQSQDPLGRSFLV; encoded by the coding sequence GTGAACCGATTAAAGCATCTTTTATTTGATTTGGACGGTACCTTGACCGACCCCAAAGAGGGAATCACCAAAAGTGTGGAGTATGCCTTGAATAAGTTTGGTGTTCAAATAGAGCACCTTGATCTGCTAATCCCCTATATCGGGCCGCCTTTATATGATTCTTTTATCCAACTTAGTGCTTTCTCTGAAGCCAATGCGCTTCAAGCGGTGGCTTATTACCGTGAGCGTTATCGCGAGCTAGGGATGTTCGAGAACAAAGTCATTGAGGGGATTCCGCAATTACTTGAGGATCTGCAGCGTAAGGGATACCTCATGTATGTTGCTACTTCGAAACCAACGGTTTTTGCGGAGCAGATAATGAAGCATTACAACCTGGATTCTTATTTCCAACATATTGCAGGGAGTAATCTGGATGGCACACGCTCCAAGAAACAAGAAGTTATTCAGTATGTTCTGACCCACAATAATATACCCTCTGAACAGTCGTTAATGATTGGGGATCGGGAGCATGATATTATCGGGGCTAAAGCTTGTGGCGTTGAATCGATTGGCGTAACCTTTGGTTATGGTTCGAAAATGGAGTTGAACAACGCCGGAGCTGATCATATTGCGGATCAAGTAGAGGATATTGGAGTTATTATCTCCCAAATTCAAAGCCAAGACCCTTTAGGGAGGTCTTTCCTTGTCTGA
- a CDS encoding pentapeptide repeat-containing protein, producing the protein MSENHELEYSQSSYETSLQSLQGDCENCFGLCCAALPFASSADFAMDKDADHPCHNMQSDFRCGIHTTLRERGFRGCTVYDCFGAGQKVSNITYGGSDWRQVPKSAKQMFEVFRIMRQLHELLRYLTEALVLPAARPIHSEISSALEDTERLTQLSPDAILELDVTAHRAEVNVLLLRTSELVREEALREQKNSKSRTKKNFGRGADLIGAKLKGADLRGVNLRGAFLIAADLRGADLRAADLIGADFRDADLRGANLVGSIFLTQPQLNSAKGDAATKVPSTLQHPSHWVL; encoded by the coding sequence TTGTCTGAGAACCACGAATTAGAATATTCACAGTCATCTTATGAGACTAGCCTCCAAAGTTTACAAGGAGATTGCGAGAACTGCTTCGGCTTGTGTTGTGCCGCCTTGCCATTCGCATCATCAGCAGACTTCGCGATGGACAAGGATGCTGACCACCCTTGCCACAACATGCAATCGGACTTTCGTTGCGGCATTCACACCACCCTAAGAGAGCGTGGTTTCCGAGGCTGTACAGTATATGACTGCTTTGGTGCGGGTCAAAAGGTTTCCAATATCACTTATGGCGGAAGCGACTGGCGCCAAGTCCCTAAATCCGCTAAGCAAATGTTCGAGGTATTTCGCATTATGCGCCAGCTACATGAACTGCTCCGGTATTTGACCGAAGCGTTAGTGTTGCCTGCTGCCCGCCCAATACATTCAGAGATCAGCTCTGCACTAGAGGATACGGAACGGCTCACTCAGCTTAGCCCCGATGCTATTCTTGAGTTAGACGTTACCGCCCATCGGGCAGAAGTGAACGTACTGCTCCTACGCACAAGTGAGTTGGTCCGAGAAGAGGCCTTGCGCGAGCAAAAAAACTCCAAGAGCCGTACGAAGAAGAACTTCGGCCGTGGAGCAGATCTTATCGGAGCCAAGCTCAAGGGGGCTGACCTGAGAGGCGTCAACCTGCGGGGTGCGTTCCTAATTGCCGCTGACCTAAGGGGCGCTGACCTGAGAGCCGCTGACCTCATTGGTGCTGACTTCCGTGACGCTGACCTGAGAGGGGCCAATCTGGTAGGGAGTATCTTTCTTACCCAGCCCCAACTCAACTCAGCCAAGGGTGATGCTGCCACTAAAGTGCCCTCGACACTCCAACATCCGTCTCACTGGGTTCTCTAA
- a CDS encoding Dabb family protein: MSSPYIKHMVIFNLKHEVGSAEAERFLQESKSVLVTIPVVRNFEVLRQMSVKNDYDYGFSMEFVSLADYDTYNNHPMHVEYVQDRWMVEVERFLEIDFQEIDV, translated from the coding sequence ATGAGCAGTCCCTATATCAAACACATGGTCATTTTTAATTTAAAGCATGAGGTTGGATCTGCTGAAGCAGAACGGTTTCTTCAGGAAAGTAAATCGGTTCTCGTCACTATACCTGTTGTCCGTAACTTCGAGGTCCTGCGCCAGATGAGTGTGAAGAACGATTATGATTATGGATTCTCCATGGAATTTGTCAGCTTGGCTGATTATGACACTTATAATAATCACCCTATGCATGTGGAGTATGTACAGGACCGTTGGATGGTAGAGGTAGAGCGTTTCCTAGAGATCGATTTCCAAGAGATCGACGTATAA
- a CDS encoding sugar phosphate nucleotidyltransferase, which translates to MHTLFLCGGSGQRLWPLSNPIRSKMFLELLPAPDGGLESMIGRLCRQLSGQGLGESALFITHQDQMGLTRRYTKDCYPVIGEPWKRGTFTAAALGCLHLYSRGKAKLDDTICVAPADMFADDNFFGHFHAFPEILKASQADIALLGTRPTFPSDQYGYILPRLAATTQYTLVERFEEKPDLARALLLIQQNALWNCGVFAFSLKFMLSYLKQIGLPIDFDKFIAVYPQLPVRSFDKELVERTAKLAVIRHEGDWRDLGSWDTLTEQLRNPVVGKGGISGETSNTHIINELDVPLYVIGVPNIVAIASADGILVANKVQANAIKEIIRSHSTTPLYGETQWGSYCILDTTGNEENVVVTLKLTLLPAHNTPELCSRYSSKIWTVLAGSGEVILDGLVHPTRVGDVFTVARGVIHEIRAFTAMEWIEVRVGKGSIDEAIYTE; encoded by the coding sequence GTGCATACCTTATTCCTATGCGGTGGTTCCGGACAGCGCTTGTGGCCGCTATCAAATCCTATTCGATCAAAGATGTTCCTGGAGCTGCTTCCCGCACCGGACGGTGGGCTGGAATCCATGATTGGACGGTTATGCCGTCAGCTCTCTGGGCAAGGTCTCGGTGAATCAGCTTTATTCATCACTCATCAGGATCAGATGGGTCTAACCCGAAGATATACGAAGGATTGTTATCCGGTGATTGGAGAGCCTTGGAAGCGGGGTACTTTTACTGCAGCCGCTCTAGGGTGCCTTCATCTATACTCCAGGGGGAAAGCGAAACTGGACGATACGATTTGCGTGGCACCTGCCGATATGTTTGCGGACGATAACTTTTTTGGACATTTCCATGCATTTCCCGAAATTTTAAAAGCTTCCCAGGCAGATATCGCGCTGCTTGGGACAAGACCCACATTTCCATCGGATCAGTATGGGTATATCCTACCCCGCTTAGCTGCTACCACGCAATATACACTCGTTGAACGATTTGAAGAAAAGCCTGATCTCGCACGGGCTCTACTTCTAATTCAACAAAATGCCTTATGGAACTGCGGGGTCTTTGCATTCTCCCTTAAATTTATGCTGTCCTATCTGAAACAAATTGGATTACCCATAGATTTTGATAAATTTATAGCTGTGTATCCCCAATTACCTGTACGAAGTTTTGATAAAGAGTTAGTGGAGCGCACAGCGAAGCTTGCGGTTATCCGTCACGAGGGGGATTGGCGAGATCTGGGCAGTTGGGATACCCTAACAGAACAGCTCCGGAATCCGGTTGTAGGTAAGGGTGGAATATCTGGAGAAACAAGCAATACCCATATTATTAATGAATTGGACGTTCCACTGTACGTCATTGGAGTACCCAATATCGTTGCGATAGCAAGTGCAGACGGAATTCTTGTCGCCAATAAAGTTCAAGCGAACGCAATTAAAGAAATAATAAGAAGTCATTCAACGACCCCATTATATGGAGAAACTCAATGGGGAAGCTATTGTATTCTGGATACGACGGGTAACGAAGAAAATGTGGTTGTTACGCTTAAATTAACTCTACTACCCGCTCATAATACGCCAGAGTTATGCAGCCGGTATTCCAGCAAAATATGGACTGTATTAGCCGGAAGTGGAGAAGTAATCTTGGATGGTTTGGTTCATCCTACAAGGGTTGGAGATGTTTTCACAGTTGCCCGAGGAGTAATCCATGAAATCCGGGCGTTTACTGCCATGGAATGGATTGAGGTTCGGGTGGGTAAGGGGAGTATAGATGAAGCGATCTATACGGAATGA
- a CDS encoding DUF6492 family protein — protein sequence MSATFLGHTSGSPAIDVLIPAIEKDLATLPYVIDSLRRYVQHPITKIYIVSPNNSRIKNLCSRKGCAFVDETTLLPFTKKDIHYSSTRWNRSGWLYQQLLKMNGDTLCRENYFLVIDADTILIRPHRFRSNGKSIFYCRNWSQPEYFRTYRKLLGTKAPSPRSFVTHYMLFERNKLAQLKRKIEAKHGLPWYTAILRSINKKQQFGFSEFETYANYIYSENPSAVILKNAQNKSLKTSASSLSKGQTTKLSKTYRSLSFHQRKGYTRTSRP from the coding sequence ATGTCAGCTACCTTCTTAGGCCATACGTCTGGCAGCCCAGCTATTGATGTCCTAATCCCGGCGATCGAAAAGGATTTAGCCACACTTCCTTATGTAATTGATAGTCTTCGCCGTTATGTTCAACATCCTATCACCAAAATTTACATTGTCTCTCCCAATAACAGCAGAATAAAGAATCTTTGCTCCCGAAAAGGATGTGCTTTTGTCGATGAAACAACTCTCCTGCCCTTTACCAAAAAAGATATCCATTATTCCTCGACCCGATGGAACCGCTCCGGATGGCTGTACCAGCAGTTGCTGAAAATGAATGGGGATACCCTTTGCCGGGAGAATTATTTCCTAGTGATTGACGCAGACACCATTCTGATTCGCCCGCATCGTTTTCGTTCTAACGGAAAGTCGATTTTCTACTGTCGAAATTGGAGTCAGCCTGAGTATTTTCGTACCTACCGCAAATTATTGGGTACCAAAGCCCCTTCCCCCAGATCCTTCGTCACTCATTACATGCTGTTTGAGAGAAACAAGCTGGCTCAATTAAAACGTAAAATAGAAGCCAAACACGGCCTTCCCTGGTATACCGCCATTCTCCGCAGCATTAATAAGAAACAACAATTTGGATTCTCAGAATTCGAGACATACGCCAACTATATATACAGTGAGAATCCTTCAGCAGTTATTCTAAAAAACGCACAGAATAAGTCTCTTAAAACCTCTGCTTCATCCTTAAGTAAGGGTCAAACAACGAAGTTGTCTAAGACGTACCGCTCTCTTTCCTTTCATCAGCGTAAGGGTTACACCCGTACATCAAGACCCTAA
- a CDS encoding YheC/YheD family protein, producing MKVKTVNPVQSKWIKTQLLLRNSFIKQYIPDTRKFNSKNLEQMIYSYGMIYVKPERGTYGNGVIRAERRERYGFTYQHEETIRNFDTFDAFYKSLAKRTGGRSYLIQKGIHLLKHNNRRFDIRVMVQLSPKGVWEATGVIGRLGHPRKIVTNYHSGGKPMAIEKLLSTHLSERQIEHLTRDLNELGIRMAAQLQKNYPRINKIGVDVGLDRTFTPWIIEVNMNPDPYIFNQLKDKSMYKKVMRYRRFYLK from the coding sequence GTGAAGGTGAAAACCGTAAACCCAGTGCAAAGTAAATGGATTAAGACCCAATTGCTGCTTCGCAACAGTTTTATCAAACAATATATACCGGATACCCGTAAATTTAACAGTAAGAACTTGGAACAGATGATCTACAGCTATGGAATGATATATGTAAAACCCGAGCGGGGAACTTACGGAAATGGAGTTATTCGTGCCGAACGAAGGGAGCGATACGGGTTCACCTATCAGCATGAAGAGACCATTAGAAACTTTGACACCTTTGATGCCTTTTATAAGAGTCTTGCGAAGCGCACGGGGGGAAGAAGTTATCTGATACAAAAAGGAATCCATCTCCTGAAGCATAACAATCGTCGGTTCGACATTCGTGTGATGGTTCAATTAAGTCCCAAGGGAGTTTGGGAGGCAACAGGGGTCATTGGCCGTCTAGGACATCCCCGTAAAATTGTCACGAATTATCACAGCGGAGGTAAACCGATGGCTATTGAAAAATTGCTGTCTACCCATCTCTCAGAACGTCAAATAGAACATCTAACCAGAGATTTAAATGAACTGGGAATTCGAATGGCAGCACAGCTTCAGAAAAACTACCCAAGAATAAATAAAATCGGCGTTGATGTTGGGTTAGACCGTACATTTACCCCATGGATCATAGAAGTGAACATGAACCCAGACCCTTATATATTTAATCAGCTTAAGGATAAATCTATGTACAAAAAAGTGATGAGGTATCGTCGATTCTATTTGAAATAG
- a CDS encoding TPM domain-containing protein has product MISRITRIVTLVFTLLLCLMIPSYVLAQNALPKHTGSFYVNDFANVIDQKTENYMVNYGIRLHKDSGAQVVLVTVESTEGTPIKEYATALFNSWGVGSAEKNNGLLLLFSIQDDDYWAVQGKGIENSLSNDKISSILSQSLEPDFAAKNYNSGARKSYGAFIQSLGGTWAEQVSSKNYVADNAGVFKQVTKDYINQSSNQYRATTGTGIYVVTVTKNGEKNLQDYTYKKFGSMGAGPKDVMLVLDINGDHYHVLQGKDIDQILTNDRISNILDTELEPLFAKKQYASGATATTNAFYSFFLARADSTPITTVKVQSSTTTELKQESSSSGLTKGIIIFSGIIFIIIWIGIVSGRRNNNLGLYGVPYNPYSSRNIRRYGPWQGQVNNGYRRRWYNRNRHPYRHNTPSIEQNNFWGNRGDGGSTNGGGAGRYSSVVSYQEDDNDGGASTGGGAGRHSSGGSNYSDDDDSYGGNDGSSGGNGGSASSGGGAGRHS; this is encoded by the coding sequence ATGATTTCTAGAATTACGAGAATTGTTACTTTGGTATTTACTCTGCTGCTGTGTCTAATGATACCTTCGTATGTGTTGGCTCAGAACGCTTTGCCAAAACATACGGGTTCTTTCTATGTAAACGATTTTGCCAATGTTATTGATCAGAAAACTGAAAATTATATGGTGAACTATGGAATACGGTTGCACAAAGATTCGGGGGCACAAGTCGTATTAGTTACTGTAGAATCTACAGAAGGGACTCCAATTAAAGAATACGCCACGGCGTTATTCAATAGCTGGGGGGTTGGATCCGCTGAGAAAAACAATGGGCTACTCTTATTATTTTCTATTCAGGATGATGACTATTGGGCCGTACAAGGTAAGGGAATAGAGAATTCCTTAAGTAATGACAAAATTTCTAGTATACTATCCCAATCTCTTGAACCCGACTTTGCAGCTAAAAATTACAATAGTGGGGCACGTAAATCTTACGGGGCTTTTATACAAAGTTTGGGAGGAACCTGGGCAGAGCAAGTAAGCTCGAAAAATTATGTGGCAGATAATGCGGGTGTCTTTAAACAGGTTACCAAGGATTATATTAATCAATCCAGCAATCAATATCGAGCAACAACAGGAACTGGTATTTATGTGGTAACGGTGACTAAAAACGGAGAAAAAAACCTCCAGGATTACACCTATAAGAAATTCGGCTCTATGGGTGCAGGACCCAAGGATGTAATGCTGGTTCTAGATATAAACGGAGATCATTATCATGTATTACAGGGGAAAGATATAGATCAGATTCTGACAAATGATAGGATCAGCAACATTCTTGACACGGAGCTTGAGCCGCTTTTTGCTAAAAAACAGTATGCTTCGGGTGCAACTGCGACTACAAATGCATTTTACAGTTTTTTTCTGGCAAGAGCAGATTCCACCCCAATTACAACTGTAAAGGTTCAGAGTTCAACGACTACCGAGCTAAAACAAGAATCAAGTTCATCTGGTCTAACTAAGGGGATCATTATTTTCTCAGGTATCATCTTTATAATAATATGGATTGGAATCGTCTCAGGACGTCGTAACAACAATTTAGGGTTGTATGGAGTTCCGTATAATCCCTACAGTTCCCGAAATATAAGACGTTATGGACCTTGGCAAGGTCAAGTGAATAACGGTTATCGCCGGCGTTGGTATAATCGCAATCGTCATCCTTACCGACATAACACACCATCCATAGAGCAAAATAACTTCTGGGGAAATAGAGGAGACGGGGGTTCAACAAACGGCGGTGGTGCGGGTCGTTACTCCTCAGTTGTTAGCTACCAAGAAGATGACAATGACGGAGGAGCCAGTACCGGAGGGGGCGCCGGTCGCCATTCCTCAGGCGGAAGCAATTACTCTGATGACGATGATTCTTACGGAGGCAACGATGGATCTTCTGGTGGCAATGGCGGCAGCGCTAGCAGCGGTGGAGGAGCAGGAAGACACTCTTAA